Proteins from one Planctomycetia bacterium genomic window:
- a CDS encoding TIGR03066 family protein has translation MFCHMLIGLMMLVPGAAADEKIDGKLLVGKWEPAKLPDGVDKLVVEYTKDNKVTVEVETQGMKLKFEGTYKLDGDKLNVKVDVNGNEQDQTRKITKLTTDEMVTNDDEKKEERKYKKVK, from the coding sequence ATGTTCTGTCATATGCTGATTGGTTTAATGATGCTGGTGCCTGGGGCAGCAGCCGACGAAAAGATTGATGGCAAGCTGCTGGTGGGCAAATGGGAACCAGCCAAATTACCTGATGGTGTAGACAAACTGGTGGTGGAATACACCAAGGATAATAAGGTCACTGTGGAGGTAGAAACCCAGGGAATGAAGCTGAAATTCGAAGGTACGTACAAACTCGATGGCGATAAGCTCAATGTGAAAGTCGATGTTAATGGCAATGAGCAGGATCAGACACGGAAGATAACCAAGCTGACAACTGATGAGATGGTAACTAACGATGATGAGAAGAAAGAAGAACGGAAGTACAAGAAGGTGAAGTAG
- a CDS encoding type II toxin-antitoxin system RelE/ParE family toxin has protein sequence MLIPFLFQSAVVDIQGLHAYFEERQSAPLAERFVSAVFAAMGYVAEFPEMGAIHQTRNKQLVDVRYWTIREFPNYVIYYRTDGKRLMVMRVVHGARKVNKLLRDLN, from the coding sequence ATGCTCATCCCATTTCTTTTCCAGAGTGCTGTTGTAGACATTCAGGGACTTCATGCCTATTTTGAGGAACGGCAAAGCGCACCATTGGCTGAGCGATTTGTCAGCGCAGTTTTTGCTGCTATGGGCTACGTTGCAGAGTTTCCTGAAATGGGAGCTATCCATCAAACCCGCAACAAGCAATTGGTGGATGTCAGGTACTGGACAATTCGTGAGTTTCCGAACTACGTCATCTACTATCGAACCGATGGAAAGCGATTAATGGTCATGAGAGTGGTTCACGGCGCCAGAAAAGTGAACAAGTTGCTTCGAGACCTTAATTGA
- a CDS encoding TIGR03960 family B12-binding radical SAM protein — protein sequence MTNQALKQSIQKLLLRVLKPAQYLGNELNSVHKDHRSVRGTLCLAFPDTYSLGMSHHGMQVLYSQMNRDPQWACERCFMPWFDMEHQLRKHQLPLYGLESYTPLHQYDLLGFSLQYEICYTNVLAMLDLGQIPLHSVDRTLEHPLVICGGPGAQNPEPLAPFIDVFVIGDGEDILPQLMHRWMSLKEQNQFSENPVSREELIARLVSGLSSQDSALTCLYAPRFYEPEYHADGTLAAMHRTRPDVPLEVTAAAIQRDFDDYQLPLAPIVSFVETTHDRIAIEIMRGCPWQCRFCQSTVIKRPLRTRSVECIVQSALESYRNTGYNEISLLSLSSSDYPEFEQLVQRMHEVFNPLGVNVSLPSLRVNHQFRNLPKLIKGARKQGLTLAPEVARNDMREQIRKPVSNEDLFAGCREAFRLGWKHVKLYFLIGLPGERPVDLEGIVEMAETISRIGKEVTGKFVEVVAAVSNFVPKPHTPYQWNGMQTREYLQWAGKYMRSKCTLRWVKIKQHGLDCSMLEGLLTRGDRRIAQVILEAYRRGARLDAWSECFRPELWWQVVMDLCIDFDFFVHRQRPTTERLAWDHVNVKKGRGYLEKEQQRSVIQLGVMAAAKDDKPTEKFVVRS from the coding sequence ATGACCAATCAGGCACTCAAACAGTCCATCCAGAAGTTACTGTTGCGTGTATTGAAACCAGCTCAGTACCTCGGCAACGAATTGAACAGTGTGCATAAAGATCATCGTTCTGTTCGTGGCACCTTATGCCTGGCATTCCCAGACACTTACTCACTGGGAATGAGTCATCACGGCATGCAGGTTCTCTACAGCCAGATGAATCGCGATCCGCAGTGGGCCTGCGAACGCTGTTTCATGCCCTGGTTCGATATGGAACACCAACTCCGGAAACACCAACTCCCACTCTATGGCCTGGAATCCTACACTCCCCTGCATCAATACGACTTGCTCGGTTTCAGCCTGCAGTATGAAATCTGTTACACCAATGTGCTGGCCATGCTCGATCTTGGCCAGATACCGCTGCATAGCGTTGATCGCACACTCGAACATCCATTGGTCATTTGTGGTGGCCCCGGTGCACAAAATCCGGAACCCCTTGCACCATTCATTGATGTCTTCGTTATCGGCGACGGCGAAGATATCCTCCCCCAACTCATGCACCGCTGGATGTCGCTGAAAGAGCAAAACCAATTTTCCGAAAACCCAGTTAGCCGTGAAGAATTGATCGCACGACTTGTCTCAGGACTCAGCAGTCAAGACTCAGCACTCACCTGCCTGTACGCTCCCCGCTTTTACGAACCCGAATACCATGCCGATGGCACCCTGGCTGCCATGCATCGCACTCGGCCTGATGTGCCTCTCGAAGTAACCGCTGCGGCCATCCAGCGTGATTTTGATGACTACCAGCTTCCATTAGCTCCGATTGTTTCATTCGTTGAAACCACCCACGACCGCATTGCCATCGAAATCATGCGGGGCTGCCCCTGGCAATGCCGGTTCTGCCAGAGCACTGTTATTAAGCGTCCGCTTCGCACGCGCAGCGTCGAATGCATCGTGCAATCAGCATTGGAAAGCTACCGGAATACGGGTTACAACGAAATCAGCTTGCTGAGTCTATCCAGCAGCGATTACCCTGAATTTGAACAACTTGTCCAGCGGATGCACGAAGTGTTCAACCCTCTAGGTGTGAACGTTTCTCTGCCTTCACTGCGGGTTAATCACCAGTTCAGAAACCTGCCCAAACTCATCAAAGGTGCCCGAAAACAAGGCCTGACGCTGGCTCCCGAAGTCGCCCGCAACGATATGCGGGAACAGATTCGTAAGCCGGTCAGTAACGAAGATTTATTCGCCGGTTGTCGCGAAGCGTTCCGACTCGGTTGGAAGCATGTCAAACTCTACTTCCTCATTGGTCTGCCAGGCGAACGCCCCGTTGATCTCGAAGGCATTGTTGAGATGGCTGAAACCATTTCACGCATCGGCAAGGAAGTTACCGGGAAGTTCGTTGAAGTGGTCGCTGCGGTTTCCAACTTTGTTCCCAAGCCCCACACGCCGTACCAGTGGAATGGCATGCAGACCCGTGAATACCTGCAATGGGCGGGCAAATACATGCGAAGCAAATGCACCCTTCGCTGGGTAAAGATCAAACAACATGGATTGGATTGCAGCATGCTCGAAGGATTGCTGACACGAGGTGATCGTCGCATTGCCCAGGTGATTCTGGAAGCCTATCGACGCGGAGCCAGGCTCGATGCCTGGAGCGAGTGTTTCCGTCCCGAACTCTGGTGGCAGGTAGTGATGGACCTGTGCATCGACTTCGATTTCTTCGTTCACCGCCAAAGGCCAACCACCGAACGCCTGGCATGGGATCATGTCAATGTCAAGAAAGGCCGAGGCTATCTGGAAAAGGAACAACAGCGAAGCGTTATTCAACTGGGCGTGATGGCTGCTGCGAAAGATGATAAGCCGACGGAGAAGTTTGTGGTACGTTCCTAA
- a CDS encoding PEP-CTERM sorting domain-containing protein, translating to MSSLRWALAAVLVTVGIQSSISAQTVFFDNFQYANPNGALPFTTTYGHIANTVPNGLAPLGSFMISNNIAADLGGGIAAHEIIPVAGDGNPNFFDHTFGNAEGLYMAINASGATNIYGRSGIAVTPNQEYRFSVWLNSWTNLDGFFGQLDVQITGNNTGLLAANPVLVAPTVGDYPAWGQNWTERTFVFNVGNNDTISFEMINLFTNALGNDYQIDDISIVAVPEPSAIALSGLGLAAVGAAVYNRVQARRRRKLRAKQQAEAQIA from the coding sequence ATGTCATCATTGCGTTGGGCATTGGCAGCAGTGCTAGTGACGGTAGGAATTCAGTCATCCATAAGTGCTCAGACCGTTTTCTTTGATAACTTCCAATACGCCAATCCAAATGGCGCTTTGCCTTTTACCACGACTTATGGACACATTGCGAACACGGTTCCCAATGGATTGGCACCTCTTGGCAGCTTCATGATCTCCAATAACATCGCTGCTGATCTGGGTGGTGGCATTGCCGCTCACGAAATTATTCCCGTTGCCGGTGACGGCAATCCCAATTTCTTCGATCACACTTTCGGCAATGCCGAAGGCCTCTATATGGCAATCAACGCCAGTGGTGCTACCAACATTTACGGCCGCAGTGGCATCGCTGTAACTCCCAACCAGGAATACCGATTCAGTGTATGGCTGAATTCCTGGACTAATCTGGATGGCTTCTTTGGTCAGTTGGATGTCCAGATTACTGGAAACAACACTGGTCTGCTTGCTGCTAATCCTGTACTGGTGGCACCGACCGTTGGTGATTATCCAGCTTGGGGTCAAAACTGGACCGAGCGTACCTTTGTCTTCAATGTTGGTAATAACGATACCATTTCATTCGAAATGATTAATCTGTTTACCAACGCACTGGGTAATGACTACCAGATTGATGACATCAGCATCGTTGCTGTACCTGAACCCAGTGCCATAGCACTAAGTGGATTGGGTCTTGCAGCTGTTGGTGCAGCAGTTTACAACCGTGTTCAGGCTCGACGTCGACGCAAGCTGCGAGCCAAGCAACAAGCTGAAGCGCAAATCGCTTAA
- a CDS encoding DUF1573 domain-containing protein gives MWKFWFALIFGTIVISAGLTYLKLHRGAQTLDFPAPAEKSKHPLVEFLPVSESKYKMETSANVVTITVPESTIDQVEEVSFKALNKGEADLELSLLTKSCTCADVLIDDQRISGTSHMTKIAPGKSAVIKIIYKLKQEQTPAKAGEKVRLKAIFYHNDERYVDNLHFEIVTAVKPAKN, from the coding sequence GTGTGGAAATTCTGGTTTGCATTAATCTTCGGCACCATCGTCATCTCTGCTGGCTTGACCTATCTCAAGCTGCATCGAGGCGCACAGACTCTTGATTTCCCGGCACCTGCAGAGAAGTCCAAACACCCGCTGGTGGAATTCCTGCCCGTCAGCGAAAGCAAGTACAAGATGGAAACCTCGGCGAATGTGGTTACTATCACTGTTCCCGAATCGACCATCGATCAGGTTGAGGAAGTCAGTTTCAAGGCACTCAATAAAGGTGAAGCAGACTTGGAACTTTCACTGCTGACCAAGTCGTGTACTTGTGCAGATGTATTGATTGATGATCAGCGTATCAGCGGAACATCGCACATGACAAAGATTGCACCGGGGAAATCGGCTGTCATCAAGATCATATACAAGCTCAAACAGGAGCAGACACCTGCCAAGGCTGGTGAGAAGGTACGATTGAAGGCGATCTTCTACCATAACGACGAGCGTTATGTAGATAACCTGCATTTTGAGATCGTTACGGCAGTAAAACCTGCTAAGAACTGA
- a CDS encoding VanZ family protein: protein MAHLKAQSRFQWIMVALMMAVTMTLGTDLFSSENTQPIIRWIKRLFFGEGPDVPTISSGEGLLRKTAHFLEYALLAYLWLRALRGDSATRWKWSWFLIALVATIIWASLDELQQGFISHQRTGSVWDVLIDSSGALTALLFVYFVSLIRPATTNPHTNSESS from the coding sequence ATGGCTCATTTGAAAGCACAGTCCCGATTCCAGTGGATCATGGTTGCCCTCATGATGGCGGTGACCATGACGCTGGGAACGGATCTCTTCTCCAGCGAAAATACGCAACCCATCATCCGGTGGATCAAGCGACTTTTCTTTGGCGAAGGACCTGACGTACCCACCATCAGTAGTGGCGAAGGCCTACTGCGTAAAACCGCACATTTCCTCGAATACGCCCTGCTCGCTTATCTCTGGCTTCGTGCCCTACGAGGCGATTCAGCTACCCGATGGAAGTGGTCATGGTTCCTGATCGCCCTTGTTGCCACCATCATCTGGGCCAGCCTGGATGAACTGCAGCAGGGCTTCATCAGCCATCAGCGAACAGGCAGCGTCTGGGATGTACTGATCGATTCATCCGGAGCGTTGACAGCCTTATTATTTGTCTATTTTGTTTCGCTGATTCGACCGGCCACAACCAATCCACATACTAACTCAGAATCATCTTAA
- a CDS encoding tandem-95 repeat protein: MSNCRRRRFVPSFDNLESRTVPAGNITASVTGGTLYFTGDDEANHISITGIGNGGVRIESGSDATTINGEDGPLVFWNVTKGIAGYLLGGDDQLTISNVDLKREIGLNLGDGNDYLLLDNVHAKKPSTIKGGDGDDVIAITDSSFRKELAIYANDGDDQVGIVNTRIGRHSRIDGGRDNDTFTAQGNKWGHNVKLENFQFKSSEILPTAGDDSATLLEGGQVDIDVAANDFSLLGQLDLTSIVIVDEPTNGVVTVNDDGTVTYVHDGSNTTSDSFTYTISNTNGKTSQEATVSITITPVNDPPAALNDTATVAEGGTVSINVASNDSDSDGTLALNSITIVQQPANGSVTVNNNGTVSYTHNGSETTTNTFTYTIKDNLGATSNTATVNITITPVNDPPVAVNDTATVDEGGSVIINVASNDTDPENSLDLTSIVIVAQPANGSVTVNNNGTVTYLHNNSNTTTDSFTYTIKDTQGTTSNTATVTITVTPQADDPIAVNDAANVDEGGNVVINLASNDSDPDGSLDLTTIIITQQPAHGSIQVNNDGTVTYLHDGSESTTDSFQYTIKDTEGNTSNAATVTVTIAPVNDDPVAVNDEATVAEGGNIVINLAGNDTDAENQLDLTSIVIVDQPANGSIVVNNDGTVSYTHNGSETTSDSFTYTIKDADGATSNTATVTITVTPQNDAPVAVDDQESITQGGSVVVNVAGNDTDADSSLDLNSIVITQPPANGTLSINGDGTITYTHNGSATTSDSFKYTINDQQGATSNEAQVNITITAGNQPPVAGNDFFSILVFDVKVFNLISNDTDDGFINPASIIIVNQPSHGSIIVNDNGTVTYMHNGSASPTDSFTYTITDNLGLVSNIATVTINIT; the protein is encoded by the coding sequence ATGAGTAACTGCCGCCGCCGTCGTTTTGTTCCCTCGTTCGACAATCTCGAAAGTCGAACCGTACCGGCGGGCAATATCACTGCCTCGGTCACGGGTGGTACTCTCTATTTCACTGGTGATGATGAAGCCAACCACATCAGTATCACAGGCATCGGCAACGGTGGTGTGCGAATCGAATCTGGTTCCGATGCCACAACCATCAACGGCGAAGATGGCCCACTCGTCTTCTGGAATGTTACCAAAGGCATCGCAGGCTACCTGCTCGGCGGCGATGATCAGCTTACCATTTCCAATGTTGATTTGAAACGTGAGATTGGACTCAACCTCGGCGATGGCAACGATTATCTGCTACTGGATAATGTGCATGCCAAGAAGCCTTCTACTATTAAAGGTGGTGATGGTGATGACGTCATTGCCATTACCGACAGTTCCTTCCGCAAGGAATTAGCCATTTACGCTAATGACGGCGATGATCAGGTCGGTATCGTCAACACCAGAATAGGCAGGCACAGCCGCATTGATGGCGGTAGGGATAACGATACCTTCACTGCCCAAGGGAACAAATGGGGACACAACGTCAAACTCGAAAACTTCCAGTTCAAGAGCAGCGAGATTCTACCCACAGCAGGAGATGATTCAGCCACTCTACTCGAAGGCGGTCAAGTAGATATCGATGTCGCTGCCAACGATTTCAGCCTGCTTGGCCAACTCGACCTCACTTCCATTGTCATTGTCGATGAGCCAACCAACGGTGTAGTGACCGTGAACGACGATGGTACCGTAACTTATGTGCACGATGGATCCAACACCACATCGGACTCATTTACCTACACCATCAGCAACACCAATGGAAAAACTTCTCAGGAAGCCACCGTCAGCATCACGATCACGCCTGTCAACGATCCACCTGCTGCCCTGAACGACACCGCAACCGTAGCTGAAGGTGGAACTGTCAGCATCAATGTGGCTTCTAATGATTCCGACAGCGATGGCACTCTGGCTCTCAACAGCATTACGATTGTCCAGCAGCCAGCTAACGGCTCCGTGACCGTGAATAATAACGGCACGGTGTCCTATACACATAATGGCTCAGAAACGACTACGAACACTTTCACCTACACCATCAAGGATAACCTCGGGGCTACTTCCAATACTGCTACCGTTAATATCACGATTACGCCAGTAAATGATCCACCTGTTGCAGTCAATGATACAGCCACAGTCGATGAAGGTGGCAGTGTAATCATCAATGTTGCATCCAACGATACTGATCCGGAAAACAGTCTGGATTTAACCTCCATTGTCATCGTCGCACAGCCTGCCAACGGTTCCGTGACGGTCAACAACAACGGCACCGTCACTTACCTCCACAATAATTCGAACACCACGACTGACAGTTTCACTTACACCATCAAGGATACGCAGGGCACCACCTCCAATACCGCCACGGTTACCATCACCGTCACTCCTCAAGCAGATGATCCGATAGCGGTAAATGATGCAGCCAACGTCGATGAAGGTGGTAACGTAGTCATTAATCTTGCGTCGAACGATTCCGACCCTGACGGCAGTCTCGATCTCACCACCATAATCATCACGCAGCAACCTGCTCATGGCAGCATCCAGGTGAATAACGATGGCACCGTCACCTATCTCCATGATGGCTCCGAATCCACCACTGATTCCTTTCAGTACACCATTAAAGATACCGAAGGCAACACCTCCAATGCAGCTACGGTTACTGTCACCATCGCTCCTGTCAATGATGATCCAGTAGCTGTCAACGATGAGGCTACTGTTGCCGAAGGTGGCAATATCGTTATCAATCTTGCAGGTAATGACACGGATGCCGAGAACCAGCTTGATCTGACCAGCATCGTCATTGTGGATCAACCCGCCAACGGCAGCATTGTTGTTAACAACGATGGAACGGTTTCCTACACCCACAATGGTTCAGAAACCACTTCTGATTCCTTCACCTACACTATCAAAGATGCAGATGGAGCAACCTCCAATACTGCCACCGTTACCATTACCGTAACTCCACAGAATGATGCACCGGTTGCAGTCGATGACCAGGAATCCATCACTCAGGGTGGCTCGGTCGTCGTCAACGTGGCAGGCAATGATACTGATGCAGACAGTTCTCTCGATCTGAACAGCATCGTCATCACCCAACCACCCGCCAACGGCACCCTTAGCATTAACGGCGATGGCACTATCACCTACACCCATAATGGCTCAGCAACCACTTCTGATTCATTCAAATACACCATTAACGATCAGCAAGGCGCCACTTCCAACGAAGCTCAGGTGAATATCACTATCACTGCCGGTAACCAGCCTCCTGTAGCAGGAAACGATTTCTTCAGCATTCTGGTTTTCGACGTCAAGGTATTCAACCTTATTTCCAATGACACCGATGATGGATTCATCAACCCGGCGTCGATCATCATCGTGAATCAACCATCACACGGTTCGATTATCGTCAATGACAACGGCACCGTGACTTACATGCATAACGGATCAGCATCACCTACCGACAGCTTCACTTACACCATTACAGATAATCTGGGCCTTGTCTCGAATATCGCCACGGTGACCATTAACATTACTTAA
- the aceE gene encoding pyruvate dehydrogenase (acetyl-transferring), homodimeric type, translating to MNYDSTELDAVSSDEAINPESNGEFHAAMIDHDPVETQEWRQSLQSVVEQSGADRGRYLLETLKEESEKLGAAPPFTANTAYVNTILAEAEPEYPGDREMERRIKGINRWNAVAMVVRGIKRSKGLGGHLATYASSATLYQVAMMHFFRGKEDGLGGDQIYFQGHGSPGIYAQAFLEGTLSEQKLINFRRELAEGGGLSSYPHPWLMPDFWEFPTVSMGLGPLMSIYQARFNRYLQARGLADTSNSRVWAFLGDGEMDEPESLGAITMGAREHLDNLTWVINCNLQRLDGPVRGNGKIIQELEGIFRGAGWNVIKLLWGSAWDEHFAQDHDGALAKRLMEVVDGQFQKYTVETGEYIRQDFIGDRPELQEFGARLTDDELRKLFFKRGGHDPIKVYAAFHQATHHTGQPTVVLAHTVKGYALGETIAGRNTAHQKKEVEKTALKEMRDRYHLPIPDDHIEEMPFYHPGKESPEVQYLLARRKELHGLVPRRVVRNKPFAKIDEANFEESRKGTGKREVSTTMAFVSILSRMLKDKEFGKLIVPIVPDESRTFGLDPLFSQAGIYSSKGQLYEPVDSASVMYYKESEKGQILQEGISEAGGMSSFVAAGTAYSTHATNTIPFYIYYSMFGFQRIGDLIWANGDARGKGFLLGATYGRTTLNGEGLQHEDGHSILVASTVPNCIAYDPAFAYEVGVIIKDGLRRMYQKDESIFYYITLYNENYVMPPLPEGVEEGILKGLYKYKPAFDPKGKLRVHLFGSGVILQQALKAQEILHKECGIEADVWSATSYSELRRDALECERWNMLHPTEKARIPYISQVLAAEPFPVVSVSDNMKVVADQISRFLPGGFHPLGTDGFGRSEDRKDLRRHFEIDPECVAIAAAYSLCKKGQFPANKVAELIKKLGVNPEKVSAQYA from the coding sequence ATGAATTATGACTCGACAGAGCTCGATGCCGTCAGCAGTGATGAAGCAATCAATCCAGAATCTAATGGCGAATTTCATGCAGCAATGATAGACCACGATCCTGTGGAAACCCAGGAGTGGAGACAATCGCTCCAGAGTGTGGTGGAACAGAGTGGTGCCGATCGTGGACGATATCTGCTGGAAACACTGAAGGAAGAAAGCGAAAAGCTCGGCGCTGCTCCGCCATTCACTGCGAATACCGCCTACGTCAACACGATTCTGGCGGAAGCGGAGCCTGAATATCCCGGTGACCGGGAAATGGAACGGCGCATCAAAGGCATCAATCGCTGGAATGCGGTAGCGATGGTAGTACGAGGAATCAAGCGTTCCAAGGGTCTGGGTGGGCACCTGGCAACCTATGCGTCGTCGGCCACGCTGTACCAGGTAGCCATGATGCATTTCTTCCGAGGCAAGGAAGACGGTCTGGGTGGAGATCAGATTTATTTCCAGGGACACGGTTCTCCTGGCATTTATGCCCAGGCATTCCTGGAAGGAACTTTATCTGAGCAGAAGCTGATCAACTTCCGTCGGGAACTGGCGGAGGGTGGTGGATTATCGTCCTACCCGCATCCCTGGTTGATGCCGGATTTCTGGGAATTCCCGACAGTTTCGATGGGCCTGGGACCACTGATGAGCATCTACCAGGCACGGTTCAACCGTTACCTGCAGGCTCGCGGCCTGGCTGATACCAGCAATTCTCGCGTATGGGCTTTCCTGGGTGATGGTGAAATGGATGAGCCTGAATCGCTGGGCGCCATCACCATGGGTGCTCGCGAACATTTAGACAACCTGACATGGGTGATCAACTGTAATCTGCAGCGACTGGATGGACCGGTTCGAGGCAATGGAAAAATCATCCAGGAGCTGGAAGGCATCTTCCGTGGTGCCGGGTGGAACGTCATCAAGTTGCTTTGGGGCAGCGCCTGGGATGAGCACTTCGCCCAGGATCATGATGGCGCCTTGGCAAAGCGACTGATGGAAGTGGTAGATGGTCAGTTCCAGAAATATACCGTGGAAACCGGTGAATACATCCGCCAGGATTTCATTGGTGATCGGCCTGAGTTGCAGGAATTTGGCGCTCGGCTGACTGATGATGAACTGCGAAAGCTCTTCTTCAAACGAGGCGGGCATGATCCGATCAAGGTGTATGCTGCGTTTCATCAGGCTACCCATCACACAGGGCAACCTACCGTAGTACTGGCACACACCGTCAAAGGCTACGCACTGGGTGAAACCATTGCAGGTCGCAATACCGCTCACCAGAAAAAGGAAGTGGAAAAGACCGCATTGAAAGAGATGCGGGACCGCTATCATCTGCCGATTCCAGATGACCATATCGAAGAGATGCCTTTTTATCATCCGGGGAAAGAAAGCCCGGAAGTGCAGTATCTGCTGGCTCGCCGAAAGGAACTGCATGGTCTGGTGCCTCGTCGCGTTGTTCGCAATAAACCATTTGCCAAAATCGATGAAGCCAATTTCGAGGAATCCCGTAAGGGTACTGGCAAGCGTGAAGTTTCCACGACCATGGCGTTTGTCTCGATCCTGAGCCGCATGCTCAAGGACAAGGAATTCGGCAAGCTCATTGTGCCGATTGTGCCCGATGAATCGCGAACATTCGGCCTCGATCCGCTGTTCTCGCAGGCCGGTATTTACTCTTCCAAGGGCCAATTGTACGAGCCTGTCGATTCCGCTTCGGTGATGTACTACAAGGAATCGGAAAAGGGACAGATACTCCAGGAAGGCATCAGTGAAGCTGGTGGCATGTCGAGTTTTGTTGCAGCAGGTACTGCCTATTCCACGCATGCCACGAACACGATTCCGTTCTACATTTATTACTCCATGTTCGGCTTCCAGCGTATTGGAGACCTTATCTGGGCGAACGGCGATGCCCGTGGCAAGGGTTTCCTGCTGGGGGCCACCTATGGCAGAACCACGCTCAATGGCGAAGGACTGCAGCACGAAGATGGCCACAGCATTCTGGTAGCCAGCACGGTTCCCAACTGTATTGCATATGATCCGGCATTCGCTTACGAAGTGGGCGTGATCATCAAGGATGGCCTTCGCCGTATGTATCAAAAGGACGAAAGCATTTTCTATTACATCACGCTCTACAACGAAAACTACGTGATGCCGCCATTGCCCGAAGGTGTGGAGGAAGGCATCCTGAAGGGGCTGTATAAGTACAAACCCGCATTTGACCCCAAGGGAAAACTGCGGGTGCATCTGTTTGGCAGCGGTGTGATTCTTCAGCAGGCACTGAAGGCTCAGGAAATTCTCCATAAGGAATGTGGCATTGAAGCCGATGTCTGGAGTGCCACCAGTTACAGCGAACTCCGCCGCGATGCACTGGAGTGCGAACGATGGAACATGCTGCACCCGACCGAAAAGGCCAGGATTCCCTACATCAGCCAGGTGTTGGCTGCTGAGCCATTCCCTGTGGTATCGGTCAGTGACAATATGAAAGTGGTAGCAGACCAGATCAGCCGGTTCCTGCCTGGTGGGTTCCATCCGCTGGGAACCGATGGTTTTGGCCGCTCAGAAGATCGCAAAGATCTTCGCCGACATTTTGAGATTGATCCAGAATGCGTAGCGATAGCCGCGGCTTACTCGTTGTGCAAGAAGGGGCAGTTCCCGGCTAATAAGGTTGCCGAACTCATCAAGAAACTGGGTGTGAATCCGGAGAAGGTCAGTGCCCAGTACGCCTAA